In Paraburkholderia youngii, the genomic stretch TCTCGTGCTGCGATTCGCATCCGGCATCGTTCCAGCTCGCCAGGGTCCCGCTCCCTTGCCGTGCCGCGCGCCGCTAGCAGGGCTGCGACGCGCATGGCCGGCTGCCGGCATCGTTCGATGCGCTTCGTGATGTTAAGGCAGGTCTCCCGCGCATAGGTTCCGGCTTGCTACGTAGACGAGGCGTGCGCAGCTTTTTTGAAGCGCTGGCGCGCGATCCGGGAGATTATGCCCACCGGATCGACACGGGTTCGCGCGCCGCTATCTGACCGCAAACAGCGTCGCTTTCATCAGAAGCTTGAAGGCGAAACCGAGCGACATCGCCGCGGCCACGCCGAAGCACCAGAGCGCGATGAACCAGAGCCAGCCCGGCAGCTTGCGGCCGGGCGCTGCCGCATTGGCAGTGGGAGCCGAAGCGCGGACACTCAGCTTTTCAGTGATAGTGATGTTGGTCGCCATGACGCACCTTACCTCGAAAGACCCAGTAACCCATCGTCGTATAGGCGACGATGATCGGCAGGATCACCGCCGCGCCGGCCAGCGTGAACGTCTGGCTCGTGCGTGGCGCGGCGGCTTCCCATAGCGTGAGGCTCGACGGAATCGCGTACGGCCACAGGCTCACCAGCAGCCCGAGATAGCCGAGCAGCACGAGCGCCAGCGCGAGCACGAACGGCGTGTTGTGGTGGCGCGCGCGCACCGCGCGATGCATGAAGAACGCGCAGATCGCGACGAGGAACGGCACCGGCAGCAGACGATAAAAGATCCCGTCATGGAACCAGCGTTGCGCGATGCCCGCATCCATCAGCGGCGTCCACAGGCTCACGAGCGCGATGAAGCCGAGCAGCACCAGCGTCAGCGGCCAGACCACGCGATGCAGTCGGCGCTGCAGGTCGCCTTCGGTCTTCGCCACGAGCCAGCAGCAGCCGAGCAGCGCGTAGGTCGCGACGAGCCCGAGGCCCGTCAGCAGGCTGAACGGCGTGAGCCAGCCGAACGCGTCGCCGGCATACGCGCCATCAACGACCGGAATACCTTGCAGGAAAGCGCCGAGCACGATGCCCTGGAAAAACGTCGCACCCGCCGAGCCGCCGATGAACGCGAGGTCCCACAGATGCCTGGTGCGACGCGACTTCGCGCGGATCTCGAACGACACGCCGCGAAAGATCAGGCACACCAGCATGAACACGAGCGGCAGATAGAGCGCTGACAGCACGGTCGAGTAGACGACCGGAAACACCGCGAACAGCGCGGCGCCGCCGAGCACGAGCCAGGTTTCGTTGCCATCCCATACTGGCGCGACGGTGTTCATCATCAGGTCGCGTTCTTTCTCGTCCGGGAAGAACGGAAAGACGATGCCGATGCCGAGGTCGAAGCCGTCCAGCACGACGTACATGAAAAGGCCCAACGCGATGATCGCGGCCCAAACGATGGTTACGTCCATATTCTTTCTCTCGTAGCGTGGGTTAGACGACGTCGATCATCCGATCGGCGGCGGACAGCGGGCGGCGCGCGGTCTGTGCGGGCGTCGGCTGCGGCGTGTCGTGCGGCTTGCCGCCAGGCAGTGCGGGACCCGAGCGCATCAGCTTCAGCATGTAGTAGATGCCGGTGCCGAACACGAGGAAGTAGACGGCCACGAACGTCATCAGCGACAGACCGACCTGCTGCGTGGTCAGCGGCGACACCGCCTGCGACGTGCGCATCACGCCGTAGACGACCCACGGCTGACGGCCCGCTTCGGTGGTGACCCAACCGGCCAGCAGCGTGATGAAGCCGCTCGGCCCCATCGCGACGCACAGCCGCTGGAACCACTTCGCTTCGAATAGTCGCCCGCGACGGTGCAGCACCCAGGCCGCGATCGACATCGCGATCATCAGCACGCCGAGGCCGGCCATGATGCGGAAGCTCCAGAACACCACGGCCGAATCCGGCCGGTCCTGCGGCGGGAATTCCTTCAGCCCGCGGATTTCGCCGTCCCAGCTATGCGTGAGGATCAGGCTGCCGAGGTGCGGGATCGACACCGCGTAGTGCGTGGTTTCGGCCTTCATGTCGGGGATGCCGAACAGGTTCAGCGCGGTGCCGCCTTTTTCGGTGTCCCAGATGCCTTCGATCGCCGCGATCTTCGCCGGCTGATATTCGCGCGTGTTCAGGCCATGCTGATCGCCGACGAATGCCTGGATCGGCGTCAGAATCAGCAGCAGCCACAGCGCCATCGAGAACATCTTCTTGACGGCGGGATCGCGTCGGCCGCGCAGCAGATGCCACGCGCCGACCGCCGCGACCACCAGCCCCGCGACGATGAACGCCGCCAGCGCCATATGCGCGAGCCGGTACGGGAACGACGGATTGAAGATGATCTTGAACCAGTCGAGCGGCACGACATGGCCGTCGACGACCTCGAAGCCCCGCGGCGTCTGCATCCAGCTATTGGACGCGAGAATCCAGAAGGTCGAGATCAGCGTGCCGATCGCGACCATCAGCGTCGCGCCGAAGTGCGCGCGCGGACTCACGCGCTGCCAGCCGAACAGCATGATGCCGAGGAAGCCCGCTTCGAGAAAGAATGCGGTCATCACCTCGTACATCAGCAGCGGACCGGTGATGGGCCCGGCGAAACTCGAGAAGCCGGACCAGTTGGTGCCGAACTGATAGGCCATCACGACACCGGAGACGACGCCCATGCCGAAGGCCACTGCGAAGATCTTCGACCAGAACAGACAAAGATCTTTGTAGTAGGCCTTGCCGGTTTTCAGCCAACGCCATTCGAGAACCGCAATGAAGCTGGCGAGACCGATGCTGAGCGCGGGGAAAACGATGTGAAAAGAAACCGTGAACGCGAATTGAATGCGCGCGAGATCGAATGCCGATAGTGCCGAGTTCATGATCCTGTTGTGCGTGATGGCCGCGTGAGCGGAATTACGCGCATCGACCGATATCGGTGCGCACTGCGCGGGGCAGATGGCGCAAGAGTAGGGGATCGAAACAAAATGTGTTGCAATGCGCTGTGCGTCAAAAAACCGCCTTGTTTTATGCGAAATACGCTAATTGATGAGGCAAGCCGTTGATGAGTCTCGAGTTTCCTTTGGCGGCCGATGCATGGCCGCATGTGCGTCGTTGCGGGTGCTGCGTCAATCGACCGCGCTGCAGCAATGCTTCTCGCGCGGCCTTGCGCGACAAGGTCGAGAGCGGTGCCCGTCGTCAGCCGACAATCGATCCATCCAAACCGACTTCGTCGGCTCGCGCGCTAGTCAGGCGATTTTTTTGTCTCTACGATTCGGCCGTTTCCGTAGTTCGGTTATCCATTGCCGTATTCGCACGGCGTTCTGTCATGCGTCGCGCGCATGCTTCGTGAGCAGCTTCCGCTTCATCCACCTGCCGGCGACGGCAGACTTCATCGAAAAGGAGTCAGCAGATGAGCACGATCAGGACGAAAGACGGTACTTCGATTTTCTACAAGGACTGGGGCAAGGGTCGCCCGGTCGTGTTTTCGCACGGCTGGCCGCTGACCGCCGATGCGTGGGATGCGCAGATGCTGTTTCTCGGCAGCAAGGGCTTTCGCGTGATCGCGCATGACCGGCGCGGCCACGGCCGCTCGGAGCAGCCGTGGGACGGCAACGAGATGGACACCTACGCCGATGACCTCGCCGCACTGATCGAACATCTCGATTTGCAGGACGCGACGCTAGTCGGCCATTCGACGGGCGGCGGCGAAGTCGCGCATTACATCGGCCGGCACGGCACGGGGCGTGTCGCGAAGGCCGTGCTGATCGGTGCGGTGCCGCCGCTGATGCTGAAGACCGCCGATAATCCGCTCGGCCTGCCGATCGATGTGTTCGACGGCATCCGCAAGGGCGTCCTCGACGATCGCTCGCAGTTCTTCAAGGATCTGGCCGTGCCGTTCTATGGCTACAACCGCGAGGGCGCGAAGGTGTCGCAGGGCGTGATCGATTCGTTCTGGCGCCAAGGCATGGCCGGCTCGATCAAGGGGCTGTACGACTGCATCAAGCAGTTCTCCGAAGTCGACTACACCGAAGATCTGAAGAAGATCGACGTGCCGACCCTGGTGCTGCACGGCGACGACGACCAGATCGTGCCGATCGACGCGGCCGGCCGACGCACCGCGGAGATCGTCAAGAACGCGACGTTGAAGGTCTATGCGGGCGGCCAGCACGGCATGTGCACCGTGGAGGCCGACAAGGTCAATGCCGACCTGCTCGAATTCATCGGCGCTTGAGCGATCAGAAACGCGCAATGAAGTGATTTGGTGATTGCGGGGCGGCGCACAGCCGCCGCTCGCGCCGGATGCCAGGCGACCGCGGGCGTCAGGCGAATCCACTTCTCGAACAAAAAAGCAGTTTGAGTTATACGATGTCACATGAACGCGATATTCGTATGTCTTTGTTTTTTAAGATACTAGGAAACTGGCCCCGTGCGGTTTAAGGGTAAATGCGGAGTTGAAATCTGCTGGTTCATCGTCGATAGTACGTTATCGTACAACTTGAGTGGGTTATGCGACGCGCACAGCGCGACCCGCCGGCCGCTCAAACCTCTGTCTGTTCTCTGTAGACCTCGCGCGCGGCGCAGTTAAAGGAACCCCTATGAAGAAGATTGCCCTGAGTGGCGCCGGCGGCCAGCTCGGCTCCGTGGTACGTGCTGAATTCGTCGCGCGCGGCGTGCCGTTGCGCTCGGCCGCTGGCTCGAAAGTGCTGACGCCGCTCGTCGAAGGCGAAGACGTGATGAACGGCGACCTGCGCGATCCGGCGGTCGTCGACCGTCTGCTCAACGGCGTGGACGTGCTGATCCATTTTGCCGGCACGAGCGTCGAGCGTCCGCTGCCCGAGATCATCGAGAACAACCTGCGCGGCCTCGTCGAAGTCTACGAAGGCGCGCGCCGCAACGGCGTGAAGCGCATCGTGTTCGCGAGCTCGAACCACGCGATCGGCATGTATCCGGTCACCGAGCATCTGAGCCTCGACTGCGAACTGCGCCCGGACGGCTTCTATGGTCTGTCGAAGGTGTGGGGCGAAGCGCTCGCGCGCATGTACTGGGATAAGCACGGCATCGAAAGCGTGTGCGTGCGCATCGGCAGCTGCCTCGAGCGTCCGACCGAGCAGCGTCACCTGAGCACCTGGTTCGGCCACAAGGACCTGATGCATTTTCTCGATCGCTGCATCGAAGCGGAAGAGGTCGGCTTCATGACCATCTGGGGCGTGTCGGCCAATACGCGCAGCTGGTGGGACAACAGCGTCGGCGCCGCGCGTCTCGGCTACGAGCCGAAGCAGAACGCCGAAGACTACGCCGAAGACATCCTGTCGCGCCCGAATCCGCTCG encodes the following:
- a CDS encoding NAD-dependent epimerase/dehydratase family protein, producing the protein MKKIALSGAGGQLGSVVRAEFVARGVPLRSAAGSKVLTPLVEGEDVMNGDLRDPAVVDRLLNGVDVLIHFAGTSVERPLPEIIENNLRGLVEVYEGARRNGVKRIVFASSNHAIGMYPVTEHLSLDCELRPDGFYGLSKVWGEALARMYWDKHGIESVCVRIGSCLERPTEQRHLSTWFGHKDLMHFLDRCIEAEEVGFMTIWGVSANTRSWWDNSVGAARLGYEPKQNAEDYAEDILSRPNPLDELGQRFQGGGFVGIDYSRKD
- the cydB gene encoding cytochrome d ubiquinol oxidase subunit II codes for the protein MDVTIVWAAIIALGLFMYVVLDGFDLGIGIVFPFFPDEKERDLMMNTVAPVWDGNETWLVLGGAALFAVFPVVYSTVLSALYLPLVFMLVCLIFRGVSFEIRAKSRRTRHLWDLAFIGGSAGATFFQGIVLGAFLQGIPVVDGAYAGDAFGWLTPFSLLTGLGLVATYALLGCCWLVAKTEGDLQRRLHRVVWPLTLVLLGFIALVSLWTPLMDAGIAQRWFHDGIFYRLLPVPFLVAICAFFMHRAVRARHHNTPFVLALALVLLGYLGLLVSLWPYAIPSSLTLWEAAAPRTSQTFTLAGAAVILPIIVAYTTMGYWVFRGKVRHGDQHHYH
- a CDS encoding cytochrome ubiquinol oxidase subunit I, coding for MNSALSAFDLARIQFAFTVSFHIVFPALSIGLASFIAVLEWRWLKTGKAYYKDLCLFWSKIFAVAFGMGVVSGVVMAYQFGTNWSGFSSFAGPITGPLLMYEVMTAFFLEAGFLGIMLFGWQRVSPRAHFGATLMVAIGTLISTFWILASNSWMQTPRGFEVVDGHVVPLDWFKIIFNPSFPYRLAHMALAAFIVAGLVVAAVGAWHLLRGRRDPAVKKMFSMALWLLLILTPIQAFVGDQHGLNTREYQPAKIAAIEGIWDTEKGGTALNLFGIPDMKAETTHYAVSIPHLGSLILTHSWDGEIRGLKEFPPQDRPDSAVVFWSFRIMAGLGVLMIAMSIAAWVLHRRGRLFEAKWFQRLCVAMGPSGFITLLAGWVTTEAGRQPWVVYGVMRTSQAVSPLTTQQVGLSLMTFVAVYFLVFGTGIYYMLKLMRSGPALPGGKPHDTPQPTPAQTARRPLSAADRMIDVV
- a CDS encoding alpha/beta fold hydrolase, which codes for MSTIRTKDGTSIFYKDWGKGRPVVFSHGWPLTADAWDAQMLFLGSKGFRVIAHDRRGHGRSEQPWDGNEMDTYADDLAALIEHLDLQDATLVGHSTGGGEVAHYIGRHGTGRVAKAVLIGAVPPLMLKTADNPLGLPIDVFDGIRKGVLDDRSQFFKDLAVPFYGYNREGAKVSQGVIDSFWRQGMAGSIKGLYDCIKQFSEVDYTEDLKKIDVPTLVLHGDDDQIVPIDAAGRRTAEIVKNATLKVYAGGQHGMCTVEADKVNADLLEFIGA